Below is a genomic region from Buchnera aphidicola (Nurudea yanoniella).
TTATATGTCTTATAAAAATTATTGTATTAAATTGTACTTTTTGTTTTTTATAATTTTGTGATTTTATTATATGTGTAAATTAGAGTTTCAAGATATATTAAAAATTTTACCTCATCGGCATCCTTTTATATTTATTGATAAAATTATTAAATATAAAAGAGAAAAATATATTATTGCGGTCAAGAATATAAAAATAAATAATTTTTTTTTTAAAGGACATTTTCCAGGTTATCCAATTTTTCCTGGAGTATTAATTTTAGAATCGGTACTTCAAACAGCATGCGTTTTAATATATAAAAGTATGAAAGTGTTATGTAAAGAAAAAGTTTGGTATGTTTCTAACATTGATTATGCAAAATTTAAAAAAAAAGTTTTTCCAGGAGATATGATAGTTATTTATGTAAATATTTCAAATTTTCGGAATAGTGTAGTACGATTTTTCGGAGATGTACTAGTAAATAAGAAATTAGCATGTCGAACAAAAATGTCTGTTATGTATCATACAAAGTTATAAAAAAATTTTTTATTAATACAGTGTTAGTGAATATAATCAGTAGTTGTAGTATGTTTATTGCGGAATATATTTATGTTATATCCAAAATTTATTCATCTTAGAGTTCATACTGATTTTTCTATGGTTGATGGATTAGTAAAACCAAATGTATTAGTGGAACAAGTAGAAAAATTAGGTATGCCTGCTGTTGCTATTACCGATTTTAGTAATTTATATGGTGTTGTTAAATTTTATAAAGAAGCATTTTTAAGAGGAATTAAACCTATTATAGGTGTTGATTTTAACATGTATTCTGATATTCATGTATTAGATAGATTAACTAGAGTTACATTACTAGCAAAAACTAATATAGGTTATAAAAATTTAATTATTTTAACTTCTCGAGCTTATAAATGTGGATATGATAATAAATTAGGAGTAATAATAAAAAAAACATGGTTAATTGAGCATTGCAAAGATATTATTTTACTTTCTGGTGGTTATTTTGGTGATATTGGAACGAATATATTGCAGGGAAATAAAAAAGACTTATACAAAAATTTAGAATTTTATGAAAAATATTTTCAAGATTCTTATTATTTTGAAATAACACGTACAGGAAAATTATATGAAGAAGAATATATTGATTTAGTTAAACATCTTTCTTATAAAGAAGGTATACCTTTAGTAGCTACTAATGAAGTGTGTTTTTTGCATGAAAGTGATTTTTTGATTCACAAATATCGGGTTTTTATTAATCAAGGACATACAATAGCTAACGAAAAAATAGATCATAATTATACATCTCAACAATTTTTAAAAAATGAAATTCAGATGTCTGAGTTATTTTCAGATCTTCCTGAATCGTTGTTAAATAGTGTAGAAATTGCAAAATGTTGCAATGTTACGTTAAATTTCGGAAAATATTTTCTTCCGAAATTTCCGAATGTTAAATATAATGTTAAAAATTACTTAATTCTTAAATCTAAAAAAGGCTTATTAAAAAGGTTAATTAATCTTTATCCTGATAAAGAAATTAGAACTTTGTATTATAAAAAATATATTGCACGCTTGTTATCTGAATTAAATATAATTAATGCAATGGGTTTTTCTGAATATTTTTTAATAGTGATGGAATTTATTACTTGGGCCAAAAAAAATTCAATTCCTGTTGGTCCAGGAAGAGGGTCGGGTGCTGGATCGTTAGTATCATATGTTTTAAACATTACTGAAGTAGATCCTTTAAAATTTGGTTTAATATTTGAAAGATTTCTGAATATAGAAAGAGCTTCCATGCCTGATTTAGATATTGATTTTTGTATGGATAATCGGGATAAGGTTATTGAACACGTTTTAGAAGTTTATGGAGAAAAGTCTGTAGCTCAAATTATCACTTTTGGAACTTTAACAGCCAAGGCGGTTATAAGAGATGTTGGACGAGTATTAGGTTTTCCTTATGGATTTTTACATCGTATTTCTAAATTAATTCCATTAGATCCTGGTATGACTTTGGAAAAAGCTTTATCTCGCTCTGAGGAACTATCAAATCTCTATAATTCTAAGGAAGAAGTAAAAAAATTAATCGAAATATCTAAAAAGTTAGAAGGAGTTACTCGTAATGTCGGAAAACATGCTGGAGGAGTTGTTATTGCTCCTGGGAAAATTACTGATTTTTCTCCAATATATTGTGATGAAAATGGTCGGAATTCTGTTACTCAATTTGATAAATCAGATATTGAACTTATAGGATTAGTGAAATTTGATTTTCTTGGATTAAAAACATTAACAGTAATTCATAATACTATAAAAATAGTAAATTTTAATTTAAAAAAAAATAAAAAAAAACCAATAGATATAAATAATATTTCTTTAAAAGATTATAATTGTTTCAAGTTTTTATGTTCGTCTCATACTATTGGAATTTTTCAATTAGAATCGTATGGTATGAAAGATTTAATTTTTCGTTTACAGCCAGATTGTTTTGAAGATTTAGTTGCTCTTATAGCTTTATTTCGACCTGGACCATTAAAATCAGGAATGGTAGATAATTTTATAAATAGAAAACATAAAAATGAAAAAATATTTTATCCTGATAAAAAATGGCAACATATTTTATTAAAACCTATTTTAGAATCAACTTATGGAATTATTTTATATCAAGAGCAGGTTATGAAAATTGCACAAGTATTAGCAAACTATACTTTAGGAAGTGCAGATGTATTACGTTGTGCTATGGAAAAAAAAGATCCATTAGAAATGAGAAAACAAAGAATTATGTTTGAATTAGAATCGAAAAAAAATGGTATTGATTCAAAATTAGCAATAAATATATTTAATCTATTAGAAAATTTTGCTGGATATGCGTTTAATAAGTCTCATTCTGTTGCTTATGCATTAATTTCATATCAGACTATTTGGTTAAAGGTGTATTATCCTGCGGAATTTATGTCATCTGCTATGAATGCTGATATAGATAATACTGAAAAATTGGCAATTTTTATACGAGAATGCAAAAGAATGAAACTAGAAATTATATCTCCTAATATCAATGTAAGTGATTACTATTTTAAAGTAGATTCTTATGGAAGAATCATTTATGGATTGGGAGCTATAAAAGGAATCGGAAAGAATGTTTATAATTCTATTATTAATAATAGAAGTAGTTATGGTCAATTTTCTGAATTATTTGATTTATGTATTCGAATTAGTTGTCAACATTTAACGAAAAGAGTCATTGAACAGTTGATTAAATCCGGAAGTTGCGACTGTTTAGGAACAAATCGATTTTTGTTAATGAATAATTATAAAAACATAATAAAATCTGCACATCAATATTTGCAATATAAACAATTAAAAAAAATGGAATTATTTGGATCTTTATTTTGTGATTTAAAAAAGATAAATAATGATAGTTCTTTCACTAATATTAATAATTCTGATCAACTAATTCTTAATTGGGAAAAAGATAGTTTGGGTTTGTATTTGAGTGGTCATCCTGTTAATAAGTATTTAGACATATTTAATAGAATTCCAAAGTGTGTTCGAATAGAAGAAATAAAGAATTATAGAAACAATCAAAAAGTAACTGTATGTGGAATGGTTACTATGTTAAAATTTAAACTAACTAAAAAAAATAAAAAGATAATTGTTTTTTTATTAGAAGACAATTTTTTTCAGTTAGATGTTATTTTATTCGATACTGTTTTAAATAAGTGTCAATTTAACTTAAAAAACGATTTAATAATTTCTGTCACAGGTTATATAAAAGTAAATAGAATTAGTAAAAAATATGTTGTATTTGCAAATAAAATAATTAATCTTACAATTTTGTAAAATTATATATATATTGAATTTATATTGTAATTTTTAAAGTTTTTATTAGATAAAAACTTTTTTATGGCTAAATTTTTTATTCTTATATAAAATAATTTAACCACATTTTCGTAATGTATTTATACTTTAGAAATTAGTTGAGATATTATATTTTTTGAAATGATTTCTTTTTTATTGGTTAATCTGTTATAGTATTCGACTTTATCATCTTTTATGAGATTTTCATGAATTACAATAATATTTGGTATTCCTATGAGTTCAATTTCTGATAACATTGCTCCGATATAATTATTTCTATTATCTAATATAACTTCAATATTATTTTTTTTAAAGTTGTTATAAATTACTTGTGATTCATGTTGTACTTTTTTAAACTTATAAAAGTTAATAGGTATAATAGCTACTTGAAATGGAGCTATAGAAGTGGGCCAAATAATTCCTTTTTCGTCATTATGTTGTTCAATGATAGAAGATATAAGTCGTGTAATTCCTATTCCGTAACAGCCCATTTTTAAATATTTTTTGCATCCTGATTTATCGCGTACTTGTGCTTTTAATATTTTAGAATATTTATTTCCTAGTTGAAAGATATGAGCTATTTCAATGCTTTTTTTTATTTTTAGCTCGCCTTTTCCATCAGGACTGGTGTCATGCTTTACCACGTTTCTAATATCAAAACTTTTAGGAATAGAAAGATTTTTATTCCAATTCATATTGTGTAGATATTTTCCGGTAATATTTGATCCTATAGTAAAATTTTTAAGCGGTATTACTGAAAAATCAGCTATGATAGGTATATTTAATCCTATAGGCCCAATAAATTCGAGTGTAGTTCCTGTTATATTTAATATTTCTTGCTTTGAAGCTAATCGAATAGGATACATAATAGTATTTATTTTCGATAGTTTGTATTCGTTAATAGTGTGATCTCCACGTATTAGTATTGCTATAAATTTTTTATTCTTTGTTTTTATTAAAATAGTTTTGATAGTGTTAGTTTTGGATGTATTACATTTTTCTGAAATGTATGAACATTTTTTTAAAAGAAAATTTTTCTGAGGAATATTTAGCTTGTTATTTTCTTGAGATTTTATCTGATAAGTAGCTATTTGAAGATTTGCTGCATAGTTAGATTGAGTGGACAATACTATATTGTCTTCTCCATTTTTACTTAATGCTTGAAATTCGTGTGATTTAGTACCTCCCATTGATCCTGAATCTGCTTCTACGATGTAAAATTTTAATTTCATTTTCAAGAATATTTTTTTATAAGCATTATATATTAAATTATAAGTTTTTTTAAAAGATGATGAATCAATATGGAACGAATATGCATCTTTCATAATAAATTCTCTAGATCTTATTGCTCCAGAACGAGGTCTAATTTCATCTCTAAATTTAGTTTGAATTTGATACAGTAATAATGGAAGTTGCTTATATGACTGTAATTCATGGCTAATTAAATGTGTTATTAATTCTTCATGAGTAGGTCCTAATACAAATTTACTTTTTTTTCTATCTAAAATTTTGAATAGTTCTAGTCCATATATATTGTTACGATTGCTAAGATTCCATAAATCTTCAGATTGTAGTATCGGCATTTTTATTTCTAATGCATTTAGATTGTTCATTTCTTTTCTTATTATTTTATTAATATTATTTAATACACGTATTCCTGTTGGTAACCATATATATATACCTGATGCATGTTGTCTTATAATTCCAGCTCGTAACATTAGCGTATGACTAATACTGTTTGTGTTTTTAGGATGTTCTTTTAATGTTGAAAATAGGTAGTTTTTTGCAAGCATTTATTTTAATTCTCAAGTAAAATGATTTTTATAACAAATCTATAAATTTTTTTATGATTTATAAAAAGTTTAAAATTGTTATTTTTTTGTTTTATGCATTTTCATGTATTTTTAAAAACTTTTATTATTTTAAATGAATTTTATAAAAATTTATTTCATTGATAGTAATATACATTATATACACAATAAATTATTTAATAACAAAAGGAAATTATCTTGAGTATAGATAATAATGAAGAAAAAACAGAAGATCCTACAAGTTATCGATTAAAAAAAGCTAAGAAAGAGGGTGAAAAACGATGTTCTTATGAATTAAACACGTTTTTAATTTTAATGAGTTCTCTAGTTATTTTTTGGTTTAATAAAAACTATATATTAATTGTTTTTCAAGAAATTATGCGTTCTAACTTAACTTTTAATAGTTATATAATTACAGAAGAATATGTTTTTAGTCGTAATTTGTATTCGTTGATTAAACTTGATATTTTTTATTTATTAAAAATTATTTTTTTTCCTATTTTTTTAGTAATTTTGTTTTCGGCAGTTTTTAGTAATTCTAATTTTCGTATTAATTTCTTAAAGTTTCATTTTGAAAAATTGAATCCTTTGAAAGGAATAAAGAAGTTATTTTCAAGTCAAATTTTTGTTGAATTATTTAAAACGATAGTAAAATTATTTTTAGTCAGTT
It encodes:
- the fabZ gene encoding 3-hydroxyacyl-ACP dehydratase FabZ; amino-acid sequence: MCKLEFQDILKILPHRHPFIFIDKIIKYKREKYIIAVKNIKINNFFFKGHFPGYPIFPGVLILESVLQTACVLIYKSMKVLCKEKVWYVSNIDYAKFKKKVFPGDMIVIYVNISNFRNSVVRFFGDVLVNKKLACRTKMSVMYHTKL
- the dnaE gene encoding DNA polymerase III subunit alpha, translated to MLYPKFIHLRVHTDFSMVDGLVKPNVLVEQVEKLGMPAVAITDFSNLYGVVKFYKEAFLRGIKPIIGVDFNMYSDIHVLDRLTRVTLLAKTNIGYKNLIILTSRAYKCGYDNKLGVIIKKTWLIEHCKDIILLSGGYFGDIGTNILQGNKKDLYKNLEFYEKYFQDSYYFEITRTGKLYEEEYIDLVKHLSYKEGIPLVATNEVCFLHESDFLIHKYRVFINQGHTIANEKIDHNYTSQQFLKNEIQMSELFSDLPESLLNSVEIAKCCNVTLNFGKYFLPKFPNVKYNVKNYLILKSKKGLLKRLINLYPDKEIRTLYYKKYIARLLSELNIINAMGFSEYFLIVMEFITWAKKNSIPVGPGRGSGAGSLVSYVLNITEVDPLKFGLIFERFLNIERASMPDLDIDFCMDNRDKVIEHVLEVYGEKSVAQIITFGTLTAKAVIRDVGRVLGFPYGFLHRISKLIPLDPGMTLEKALSRSEELSNLYNSKEEVKKLIEISKKLEGVTRNVGKHAGGVVIAPGKITDFSPIYCDENGRNSVTQFDKSDIELIGLVKFDFLGLKTLTVIHNTIKIVNFNLKKNKKKPIDINNISLKDYNCFKFLCSSHTIGIFQLESYGMKDLIFRLQPDCFEDLVALIALFRPGPLKSGMVDNFINRKHKNEKIFYPDKKWQHILLKPILESTYGIILYQEQVMKIAQVLANYTLGSADVLRCAMEKKDPLEMRKQRIMFELESKKNGIDSKLAINIFNLLENFAGYAFNKSHSVAYALISYQTIWLKVYYPAEFMSSAMNADIDNTEKLAIFIRECKRMKLEIISPNINVSDYYFKVDSYGRIIYGLGAIKGIGKNVYNSIINNRSSYGQFSELFDLCIRISCQHLTKRVIEQLIKSGSCDCLGTNRFLLMNNYKNIIKSAHQYLQYKQLKKMELFGSLFCDLKKINNDSSFTNINNSDQLILNWEKDSLGLYLSGHPVNKYLDIFNRIPKCVRIEEIKNYRNNQKVTVCGMVTMLKFKLTKKNKKIIVFLLEDNFFQLDVILFDTVLNKCQFNLKNDLIISVTGYIKVNRISKKYVVFANKIINLTIL
- a CDS encoding proline--tRNA ligase, with the translated sequence MLAKNYLFSTLKEHPKNTNSISHTLMLRAGIIRQHASGIYIWLPTGIRVLNNINKIIRKEMNNLNALEIKMPILQSEDLWNLSNRNNIYGLELFKILDRKKSKFVLGPTHEELITHLISHELQSYKQLPLLLYQIQTKFRDEIRPRSGAIRSREFIMKDAYSFHIDSSSFKKTYNLIYNAYKKIFLKMKLKFYIVEADSGSMGGTKSHEFQALSKNGEDNIVLSTQSNYAANLQIATYQIKSQENNKLNIPQKNFLLKKCSYISEKCNTSKTNTIKTILIKTKNKKFIAILIRGDHTINEYKLSKINTIMYPIRLASKQEILNITGTTLEFIGPIGLNIPIIADFSVIPLKNFTIGSNITGKYLHNMNWNKNLSIPKSFDIRNVVKHDTSPDGKGELKIKKSIEIAHIFQLGNKYSKILKAQVRDKSGCKKYLKMGCYGIGITRLISSIIEQHNDEKGIIWPTSIAPFQVAIIPINFYKFKKVQHESQVIYNNFKKNNIEVILDNRNNYIGAMLSEIELIGIPNIIVIHENLIKDDKVEYYNRLTNKKEIISKNIISQLISKV